Proteins co-encoded in one Deltaproteobacteria bacterium genomic window:
- the proB gene encoding glutamate 5-kinase: MTQREHKQKILRRARRVVVKIGSQILSSSDGIEEARLKSLVRDLSSLHDDKKSLVVVSSGAVAAGMTRLGRKERPKTIPEKQALAAVGQIKLMALYERAFSKFDKSVAQVLLTADDLANRQRYINAKHTFQMLLESSIIPIVNENDTVAVEEMKFGDNDNLSSLVATLLEADLLVILSDVQGVYDRDPRAHKDAQLIPLIDDIKDAMRRIGGASQTQFGTGGIATKLGAAEKAAAAGIPTIITSGLQANVLAKVFSDDEVGTLVIPDDNRLASIKHWMAYNPKPAGDLVVDQGAHEAVTQKGKSLLPSGLKEVRGAFGVGDCVRCLDLQGQEFARGLVNYSSTELNQIKGLHTSKIDEVLGYKGYDEIIHRDYLVLLQEGNRQHAAKDS; the protein is encoded by the coding sequence ATGACGCAGCGCGAGCATAAGCAAAAAATCCTGCGCCGCGCGCGCCGCGTAGTTGTCAAGATCGGCAGCCAGATTCTTTCGTCCAGCGATGGCATTGAAGAGGCGCGGCTCAAATCTTTGGTGCGAGATCTCTCATCGCTGCACGACGACAAGAAATCGCTGGTGGTCGTGAGCTCAGGCGCCGTGGCGGCGGGCATGACGCGGCTCGGCCGCAAAGAGCGGCCAAAGACGATTCCTGAAAAACAGGCGTTGGCAGCGGTGGGACAGATCAAGCTGATGGCGCTCTACGAGCGGGCTTTTTCCAAATTCGACAAGAGCGTCGCACAGGTGCTTTTGACTGCTGACGATCTGGCCAACCGGCAGCGCTACATCAACGCCAAGCACACGTTTCAGATGCTGTTGGAGTCGTCGATCATCCCCATCGTAAACGAGAACGACACGGTCGCGGTCGAGGAGATGAAATTTGGCGACAACGATAATCTGTCGTCGCTGGTGGCGACGCTGCTGGAGGCGGACCTGCTGGTGATTCTCAGCGACGTGCAGGGAGTCTATGATCGCGACCCGCGGGCGCACAAAGATGCCCAGTTGATTCCATTGATCGACGATATCAAAGACGCAATGCGGCGCATCGGCGGGGCGAGCCAAACCCAGTTTGGCACGGGCGGCATCGCGACCAAGCTGGGCGCTGCGGAAAAAGCCGCGGCGGCGGGCATTCCGACGATTATCACCAGCGGCTTACAAGCCAACGTGCTCGCCAAAGTGTTTTCCGATGACGAAGTCGGCACGCTGGTGATCCCGGACGACAACCGGCTCGCCAGTATCAAGCACTGGATGGCCTATAACCCGAAACCGGCCGGCGATTTGGTCGTCGATCAAGGGGCGCACGAGGCCGTGACGCAGAAGGGCAAGAGCTTATTGCCGTCTGGACTGAAGGAAGTGCGCGGCGCCTTTGGCGTCGGCGATTGCGTGCGTTGTTTAGACTTGCAGGGACAAGAATTTGCGCGCGGTCTGGTCAACTACAGCTCGACGGAGTTGAATCAGATCAAGGGATTGCATACAAGCAAAATTGACGAAGTGCTAGGCTATAAAGGCTACGACGAGATTATTCATCGCGATTATTTGGTGCTCTTACAAGAAGGCAATAGGCAGCACGCTGCTAAAGACTCGTGA
- the rsfS gene encoding ribosome silencing factor — protein sequence MDTKEKALRLCGYALEKKAVDLVLLEVNELTSIADYFIICSGRSDRQVQSIAQGVEEGARSDGERALAVEGVGRGHWVLMDFSDVVLHVFYEPVRKFYDLDGLWDQAPRVQLPEAYSKLAEQFQSAEEA from the coding sequence ATGGACACCAAAGAAAAGGCTCTTCGTTTGTGCGGCTACGCGCTGGAGAAGAAGGCGGTTGACCTGGTGTTGCTGGAGGTCAATGAGCTGACTTCGATCGCCGACTATTTTATCATCTGCTCGGGCCGCTCCGACCGGCAGGTACAAAGCATCGCCCAAGGTGTCGAAGAGGGTGCGCGTAGCGACGGCGAGCGGGCGCTGGCGGTGGAAGGTGTCGGCCGCGGCCACTGGGTGCTGATGGATTTCTCCGATGTCGTGCTGCATGTCTTCTACGAACCGGTCCGCAAGTTCTACGATCTCGATGGTCTTTGGGACCAGGCGCCGCGGGTGCAATTGCCAGAAGCTTACTCCAAACTCGCTGAACAGTTTCAAAGCGCTGAAGAAGCGTAA
- the rplU gene encoding 50S ribosomal protein L21: MKYAVIRTGGKQYRVAEGEVVKIEKLDGDVGATVTLGDVLFVGGNDDVKIGTPLVANAKVTGEIVGQVRAKKIRVFKKKRRKSYSRQQGHRQYQTALKITAIEA; the protein is encoded by the coding sequence ATGAAATATGCAGTAATCAGAACAGGCGGCAAGCAATACCGCGTGGCCGAGGGTGAGGTCGTCAAAATCGAAAAGCTCGACGGCGACGTCGGCGCGACGGTGACGCTCGGCGACGTGTTGTTCGTTGGCGGCAACGACGACGTGAAGATCGGCACGCCGCTGGTTGCCAACGCCAAAGTGACCGGCGAGATCGTCGGTCAGGTGCGGGCGAAAAAGATCCGCGTGTTCAAAAAGAAACGGCGCAAGAGCTACAGCCGGCAACAGGGTCACCGCCAGTATCAAACCGCGCTAAAAATCACCGCGATCGAAGCGTAG
- a CDS encoding LLM class flavin-dependent oxidoreductase, which translates to MKIGLFTEFSYPGKTEQQLYAEVLEQIALADQLGYDFFSITESFGKDLFSCSPFPLGLYVAAAQTARRIRFLTGIISMPIHHPAMLASQVAAADLLTNGRIMLGIGRGHPWVISRMNVNPAESAPRFEEGIRMLIELFKGDYVEKLDGKYWQVRDFKLSPPAVQQPHPPIYTAAATTPESAKFAGVVGQGLVQPGYLGIPFDLVRGLTETYRKNLPAGSKSDVVLGIHCHVAASREEAIENGALALSSQADVFLRGRLSRPVQTETIHTYATKSASREAFEKLCTLEKAKAAVAAEGPNVMAVWGTPDECIEKIEFYVNAMQPEQVMLNIASGSLDQAKTLKAMRLFAEKVLPHLH; encoded by the coding sequence ATGAAAATCGGCCTGTTCACCGAATTCTCCTATCCGGGTAAAACCGAGCAGCAGCTTTACGCCGAAGTGCTCGAGCAGATCGCGCTGGCCGATCAGCTCGGCTACGACTTCTTTTCGATCACGGAGAGCTTTGGCAAAGATTTATTTTCCTGCTCGCCGTTTCCGCTGGGTCTCTACGTCGCCGCGGCGCAGACGGCGCGGCGCATTCGTTTTCTGACCGGAATCATCAGCATGCCGATTCACCATCCGGCGATGTTGGCGAGCCAAGTAGCCGCGGCGGATTTGTTGACCAACGGCCGCATCATGCTCGGCATCGGCCGCGGCCACCCGTGGGTGATCAGCCGCATGAACGTCAATCCGGCCGAAAGCGCGCCGCGGTTCGAAGAAGGCATTCGCATGCTGATCGAGTTGTTCAAAGGCGATTACGTTGAAAAACTCGACGGAAAATATTGGCAGGTGCGCGATTTCAAACTGAGCCCACCGGCGGTGCAGCAGCCCCATCCGCCGATCTACACGGCGGCGGCGACCACGCCGGAGAGTGCGAAGTTTGCCGGCGTAGTGGGTCAAGGTCTGGTGCAGCCGGGCTATCTCGGCATTCCATTCGACCTCGTGCGCGGTTTGACCGAGACCTACCGAAAGAATTTACCGGCGGGTTCTAAGAGTGATGTCGTGCTAGGAATTCACTGCCACGTCGCCGCCAGCCGCGAAGAGGCGATCGAAAACGGCGCCCTCGCCCTATCGTCGCAGGCGGATGTCTTTTTGCGCGGCCGACTGAGCCGCCCAGTGCAGACCGAAACCATTCACACGTATGCGACGAAGAGCGCGTCGCGTGAGGCCTTCGAGAAACTTTGCACACTGGAAAAGGCTAAAGCTGCCGTCGCGGCCGAAGGGCCGAACGTCATGGCGGTCTGGGGCACGCCGGATGAGTGTATTGAAAAGATCGAGTTCTATGTCAACGCGATGCAGCCGGAGCAGGTCATGCTCAACATTGCGTCGGGCAGTTTGGACCAGGCAAAGACGCTGAAGGCGATGCGGCTCTTCGCGGAGAAAGTGCTACCTCATTTGCACTGA
- a CDS encoding 50S ribosomal protein L27 gives MAHKKAGGSSRNGRDSQGQRRGVKVFGGETVRAGNILVRQLGTKIHPGQNVGVGRDFTLFALTDGIVKYGRYDKTRKKVDVLPAQ, from the coding sequence ATGGCACATAAGAAAGCAGGCGGCAGTTCAAGAAACGGGCGCGATAGCCAAGGGCAGCGGCGCGGCGTCAAAGTGTTTGGCGGCGAAACCGTGCGCGCCGGCAATATTCTTGTGCGCCAGCTCGGCACTAAGATTCATCCGGGCCAGAACGTCGGCGTGGGGCGTGACTTTACGCTTTTCGCTCTCACCGACGGCATCGTGAAATACGGCCGCTACGACAAAACCCGTAAGAAAGTGGATGTCCTGCCGGCCCAATAA
- a CDS encoding 2,3-bisphosphoglycerate-independent phosphoglycerate mutase, whose translation MSKLVEPVVLIILDGFGINPRKEGNAIANAAMPNFNEFLRKYPTATLSMSGVDVGLPAGQMGNSEVGHMILGAGRVVYQDLTLIHKDIDEGKFFHNEVLLAAMRKTKADGGRLHLMGLLGDGGVHSHQLHMEALLEMAKREKVGTVYLHLFLDGRDTPPTSAEQFMLDLNEKLKNFPDAKIATVSGRYYAMDRDKRWDRVEKAYQCLTEGVGNKAASALEAIRNSYREKVTDEFVLPTAITSNVPDGLVRDGDSIIFFNFRADRARELTRAFVDEAFSDFPRRRRIGLGSYTTMTQYDETIKVPMAYPPREVRKIIGEVASGAGVKQLRIAETEKYAHVTYFFNGGEENKFPGEERILIPSPKDVATYDLKPEMSARPVTEALVKHLREQDVGLVICNYANADMVGHTGNFEASVKACEVIDECLGKVVDAVHSKKGRVVITADHGNIEQLIDYDTGMAHTAHTTNRVPVILVDEARQRCKLKEGTAIDVAPTVMQLLGLPLPSEMTGRSLIVEA comes from the coding sequence GTGAGCAAGCTAGTTGAACCAGTGGTCCTCATTATCCTCGATGGTTTCGGCATCAACCCGCGCAAAGAAGGCAACGCGATTGCCAACGCGGCGATGCCTAATTTTAATGAATTCTTGCGCAAGTATCCGACCGCGACTCTTTCCATGTCCGGTGTCGATGTCGGTTTGCCCGCCGGCCAGATGGGCAATTCCGAAGTCGGCCACATGATTCTCGGCGCCGGCCGGGTCGTCTATCAAGACCTCACGCTAATCCACAAAGACATCGACGAGGGCAAGTTCTTTCACAACGAAGTGTTGCTCGCGGCGATGCGCAAAACTAAAGCCGATGGTGGCCGGCTGCATTTGATGGGCCTGTTAGGCGACGGCGGTGTGCATAGCCATCAGCTGCATATGGAAGCGCTGCTCGAGATGGCCAAGCGCGAGAAAGTCGGCACAGTTTATCTGCATCTGTTTCTCGACGGCCGCGATACGCCGCCCACCAGCGCTGAGCAGTTCATGCTCGATCTGAACGAGAAGCTGAAGAACTTTCCCGATGCCAAAATCGCCACGGTCAGCGGACGCTATTATGCGATGGACCGTGACAAGCGTTGGGATCGCGTCGAGAAAGCCTATCAATGCTTAACCGAAGGTGTGGGGAACAAGGCAGCTTCCGCTTTGGAAGCGATTCGCAACAGCTATAGGGAAAAAGTCACGGACGAATTCGTATTGCCGACGGCGATCACGAGCAACGTTCCCGATGGTTTGGTGCGCGACGGCGACAGCATCATCTTTTTTAACTTCCGCGCCGACCGGGCGCGTGAGTTGACGCGCGCCTTTGTCGATGAGGCGTTTAGCGATTTTCCGCGCCGGCGCCGCATCGGTCTCGGCTCTTATACGACCATGACGCAGTACGACGAAACGATCAAAGTGCCGATGGCGTACCCACCGCGTGAGGTGAGAAAAATCATCGGCGAAGTCGCGAGTGGCGCCGGAGTCAAGCAATTGCGCATTGCTGAAACGGAAAAGTATGCGCACGTGACTTATTTCTTCAACGGCGGCGAAGAGAATAAATTTCCAGGGGAAGAGAGAATTCTGATCCCGTCACCCAAAGATGTCGCGACCTACGATTTGAAGCCGGAAATGAGCGCTCGTCCCGTGACCGAAGCTTTGGTCAAGCACCTGCGCGAGCAGGACGTCGGCTTGGTGATCTGCAACTATGCCAACGCCGACATGGTCGGCCACACCGGCAATTTCGAAGCATCGGTGAAAGCCTGCGAAGTGATCGATGAATGTCTCGGCAAAGTGGTCGACGCGGTGCACAGCAAGAAAGGCCGCGTCGTGATCACCGCCGATCACGGCAACATCGAGCAATTGATCGATTACGACACCGGCATGGCGCACACCGCGCATACGACCAACCGCGTCCCGGTGATTCTCGTCGACGAAGCCCGCCAGAGATGCAAGCTAAAAGAAGGGACGGCCATCGACGTGGCGCCGACAGTGATGCAACTTCTCGGATTGCCGTTACCGTCTGAAATGACTGGGAGGTCTTTGATCGTGGAAGCTTAA
- the larE gene encoding ATP-dependent sacrificial sulfur transferase LarE yields the protein MDAKYQQLEAILHKARRALIAFSAGVDSTFLLKVAHDTLGSRAVALTASSASVPPGELESAKAFVQQLGCQHIVLDSHELDNPFYAQNPVNRCFFCKDELYRICREEADKIGIETIFDGTNLDDLKDHRPGLKAAEQWHVQHPLVEAEMTKDDIRRYSRALDLPTWNKPSSPCLSSRFPYGTAIDLAKLKRVGACEIFLKEKGFREFRVRYHGDLARIEVAQTELDRLFDKDLRSAIVEKFKAVGFKYISLDLQGFRSGSLNEGLKVNRSIYLRTSGSY from the coding sequence ATGGATGCAAAATACCAGCAACTAGAAGCGATCCTGCATAAAGCCCGGCGCGCGCTCATCGCCTTCTCCGCTGGCGTTGATTCCACCTTCCTGCTCAAAGTAGCTCACGACACACTCGGCTCCCGTGCCGTCGCGCTGACCGCTTCGTCGGCCAGCGTGCCGCCCGGCGAATTAGAATCTGCCAAAGCGTTCGTCCAACAGCTCGGTTGTCAGCACATCGTGCTCGACTCCCACGAGCTGGACAATCCCTTCTACGCGCAGAATCCGGTGAACCGCTGTTTTTTCTGCAAAGACGAGCTTTATCGCATCTGCCGTGAAGAAGCCGACAAAATCGGCATTGAAACCATCTTCGACGGCACCAATTTGGATGACTTGAAAGACCACCGTCCCGGCCTCAAGGCCGCCGAGCAGTGGCATGTGCAACATCCGCTGGTCGAAGCCGAGATGACTAAAGACGACATCCGCCGCTACAGCCGCGCGCTCGACCTGCCGACCTGGAATAAACCATCGAGCCCCTGTTTGTCATCGCGCTTCCCATACGGCACCGCGATCGATTTGGCGAAACTCAAACGGGTCGGCGCCTGCGAAATTTTTCTCAAAGAAAAAGGCTTCCGTGAGTTCCGCGTCCGCTACCACGGCGACTTGGCACGCATCGAAGTCGCGCAAACCGAACTGGACCGGCTTTTCGACAAAGATCTGCGCAGCGCCATCGTCGAGAAGTTCAAAGCCGTTGGTTTCAAGTACATCAGTCTCGACCTGCAAGGCTTTCGCAGCGGCAGTTTGAACGAAGGACTGAAGGTTAATCGCTCTATTTATTTGCGAACCAGCGGATCGTATTGA
- a CDS encoding nicotinate-nucleotide adenylyltransferase — protein sequence MRIGLFGGTFDPIHWGHLRSAEEVSETYKLDRVYFIPASIPPHKRGQTTTLARHRLQMVRLAVANNPRFAVSTVEISRPGVSFTVDTIREFAGNLGKGDSLFFIIGLDAFREIGSWWEYKEIFPLCNFIVTSRPGSKESDPLRGTGIAVRRLFCYDPKQKNYVHKSGRRVYFIELTDIAISASEVRALVARGKSVRYLIPSSVGKYIKAHRLYRAQR from the coding sequence GTGAGGATTGGACTTTTCGGCGGCACCTTCGATCCGATTCATTGGGGTCACTTGCGCAGCGCGGAGGAAGTCAGCGAGACCTACAAGCTCGACCGGGTTTATTTCATTCCTGCTTCCATTCCACCGCATAAGCGGGGTCAGACCACGACTTTGGCGCGCCACCGGCTGCAAATGGTTCGCCTGGCGGTGGCAAACAATCCCCGCTTCGCTGTCTCTACTGTCGAGATCTCTCGCCCTGGAGTGTCGTTCACGGTCGACACCATCCGTGAATTCGCTGGCAATCTCGGCAAAGGCGACTCGCTGTTTTTTATCATCGGCTTGGATGCCTTTCGCGAGATCGGTTCCTGGTGGGAGTACAAGGAAATTTTTCCGCTCTGTAATTTTATTGTGACCTCGCGCCCCGGCAGCAAGGAAAGTGATCCGTTGCGCGGCACCGGCATTGCTGTGCGCAGGCTGTTTTGTTATGACCCAAAACAGAAAAACTACGTGCACAAAAGTGGCAGGAGAGTCTATTTCATCGAGTTGACCGATATCGCGATCTCCGCCTCAGAAGTTCGGGCCCTCGTGGCTAGGGGCAAATCGGTGCGTTACCTGATTCCCTCTTCGGTGGGAAAATACATTAAGGCGCATCGCCTTTATCGAGCGCAGCGTTAA
- a CDS encoding type II toxin-antitoxin system VapC family toxin — protein sequence MVRFWDTSAIIPLFIAERGSTRVQSWYRQDSEIVVWTLTRVELLSAIARRRREEPQAAAALSVARRDLLRAWDQWSEVTAVEITRQLAERLIESHPLRAADALQVGAALVAAEHDPTSFEFVTFDRNLANAAEREGFSVLGP from the coding sequence CTGGTGAGGTTTTGGGACACATCCGCGATTATTCCGCTTTTTATTGCCGAACGAGGATCTACTCGCGTTCAGAGTTGGTATAGGCAAGACTCCGAAATAGTGGTCTGGACGCTTACGCGGGTGGAGTTGCTTTCTGCGATTGCGAGAAGACGCAGAGAAGAACCGCAAGCCGCGGCTGCTTTGAGTGTGGCTCGGCGCGATCTGCTGCGAGCCTGGGATCAGTGGTCTGAAGTGACAGCCGTTGAAATCACTCGGCAATTGGCGGAGCGGCTCATCGAGAGTCACCCATTGCGCGCTGCAGACGCGCTTCAAGTTGGGGCCGCACTTGTCGCCGCGGAACACGATCCCACCAGTTTCGAGTTCGTGACGTTCGATCGCAACTTAGCCAACGCCGCAGAACGTGAAGGGTTTTCAGTTCTTGGGCCATGA
- a CDS encoding glutamate-5-semialdehyde dehydrogenase codes for MSNSLRDEAVELGKRAQAASRKLAVVSSEEKNRALVLMADALEARSEFLLAENQKDLDAAKKAEISSAVLDRIALNPNRVKAMAKGLRDVLALPDPVREVTKMWRRPNGLQVGRMRIPLGVIGIIYEARPNVTADAAALCLKSGNTVILRGGSEAQFSNRAIGQVLSEACAQSKIPQHAIQVVQTIDRQLVHELLQLEEYLDLIIPRGGEDLIRAVVANSKVPVIKHYKGVCHVYVDADADLAMAERIALNAKVQRPSVCNAMETLLVHEAVAPKFLPSGVAKLQAAGVEVRGCEKTVALVPGIKKASEEDWSTEYLELILSVRVVRDMDQAIEHIEKYGSEHTESIITTNYQRSREFIDRVNSSAVMVNASTRFNDGGELGLGAEIGISTSKIHAFGPMGLEELTTTKFIVFGEGQVRE; via the coding sequence GTGAGCAATTCATTGAGAGATGAAGCGGTCGAACTAGGCAAGCGCGCCCAGGCCGCATCGCGCAAGCTGGCGGTGGTTTCGTCCGAGGAGAAGAATCGCGCGCTGGTTCTGATGGCGGACGCTCTTGAAGCGCGGTCGGAGTTTTTGCTTGCCGAAAATCAGAAAGATCTCGACGCGGCAAAAAAGGCGGAAATTTCGTCGGCAGTGCTCGATCGCATTGCGCTCAATCCCAACCGTGTGAAGGCGATGGCCAAAGGGCTGCGCGACGTGCTTGCGCTGCCCGATCCGGTGCGCGAAGTCACCAAGATGTGGCGCCGGCCCAACGGCTTGCAAGTGGGGCGCATGCGCATTCCGCTCGGCGTGATCGGCATCATTTATGAAGCGCGCCCCAACGTGACGGCTGATGCAGCGGCGTTGTGTTTGAAGTCCGGCAACACGGTCATTTTGCGCGGCGGTAGCGAAGCGCAGTTTTCGAATCGTGCGATAGGCCAGGTGCTGAGCGAGGCTTGCGCCCAAAGCAAGATTCCGCAACACGCAATCCAGGTCGTGCAGACCATCGATCGCCAGCTCGTCCATGAATTACTGCAATTAGAAGAATATCTCGACCTGATCATTCCGCGCGGCGGCGAAGATCTGATCCGCGCCGTCGTTGCCAATTCCAAAGTCCCGGTGATCAAGCATTACAAAGGTGTCTGTCATGTTTACGTCGATGCCGATGCTGACTTGGCAATGGCTGAGCGCATCGCATTGAACGCCAAGGTGCAACGGCCATCGGTGTGCAACGCGATGGAGACTTTGTTGGTGCATGAAGCGGTGGCGCCGAAGTTTTTGCCAAGCGGTGTGGCTAAGTTGCAGGCCGCAGGGGTGGAAGTTCGCGGCTGTGAAAAGACCGTTGCACTCGTTCCGGGAATCAAGAAAGCAAGCGAAGAAGACTGGTCGACCGAGTATCTCGAATTGATTCTTTCGGTTCGTGTCGTGAGAGACATGGACCAAGCGATCGAGCACATCGAAAAATATGGCTCGGAGCACACCGAAAGCATCATCACGACTAATTATCAGCGCTCGCGCGAGTTCATCGACCGTGTAAATTCTTCGGCGGTGATGGTCAATGCTTCAACGCGCTTCAATGACGGCGGCGAGCTGGGCCTCGGCGCGGAAATCGGCATCAGTACGAGCAAGATTCACGCCTTCGGGCCGATGGGATTGGAAGAGCTGACGACTACGAAATTTATCGTGTTTGGCGAAGGCCAAGTGAGAGAGTAA
- the obgE gene encoding GTPase ObgE, whose product MKFIDETRIKVKAGDGGRGCVSFRREKFVPRGGPSGGNGGDGGSVIAVAEPGMTTLLDLRYQKHYEAKRGQHGMGSDCDGRRGDDRMIPVPVGTIIRDAATGELLGDLKEPGLRAVVAVGGRGGKGNKHFATSTHQGPKFAQPGLPGEEKELYIELRLLADVGIIGLPNAGKSTLISVISAVRPKIADYPFTTLVPNLGVVAYDHKSFVVADIPGLIEGAHEGQGLGDKFLRHVTRTSLLIHLIDASQIDEDDPLAQWTIINRELELFDPELAQKPQIVVANKVDLPEGRQKAKLFAKKLPKADRPLHMISAATTEGVQALVHLVGRRLDTMKQQPVENEYDAARA is encoded by the coding sequence ATGAAGTTCATCGACGAAACCCGAATCAAGGTGAAAGCCGGCGACGGTGGACGCGGGTGTGTGAGTTTCCGTCGGGAGAAATTCGTGCCGCGCGGCGGGCCGAGCGGCGGCAACGGCGGCGATGGCGGCAGCGTCATTGCTGTCGCCGAGCCGGGCATGACCACTTTGCTCGATCTGCGCTACCAAAAACACTACGAAGCCAAGCGCGGCCAGCACGGCATGGGCAGCGATTGCGATGGCCGGCGCGGCGATGACCGCATGATCCCGGTGCCAGTGGGCACGATCATTCGTGACGCGGCAACCGGCGAATTGCTGGGCGATCTCAAGGAGCCGGGGCTGCGTGCCGTGGTCGCCGTCGGCGGGCGCGGCGGCAAAGGTAACAAACACTTCGCCACATCGACCCATCAGGGCCCCAAGTTCGCCCAACCTGGTTTACCCGGCGAAGAAAAAGAACTTTACATCGAGCTTCGCTTGCTGGCCGATGTCGGCATTATCGGTCTGCCGAACGCCGGCAAGTCGACGCTGATTTCGGTGATTTCGGCGGTGCGTCCGAAAATCGCCGACTATCCGTTTACCACCCTGGTGCCGAATCTCGGCGTGGTTGCTTACGACCACAAGAGCTTCGTTGTGGCTGACATTCCCGGGTTGATCGAAGGCGCGCACGAAGGGCAGGGGCTCGGCGATAAGTTTCTGCGCCATGTTACGCGCACGAGTCTGTTGATTCACTTGATTGACGCGTCGCAAATCGACGAAGACGATCCGCTAGCGCAATGGACCATCATCAATCGCGAGCTGGAACTCTTCGATCCGGAGTTAGCTCAGAAGCCGCAAATCGTGGTTGCCAATAAAGTTGACCTGCCCGAAGGCAGGCAAAAGGCCAAGTTGTTTGCCAAGAAACTGCCGAAAGCCGATCGCCCGCTGCACATGATTTCAGCGGCAACCACGGAAGGCGTGCAAGCATTGGTGCATCTGGTCGGACGAAGGCTCGATACGATGAAGCAGCAGCCGGTCGAAAATGAATATGACGCAGCGCGAGCATAA
- a CDS encoding type II toxin-antitoxin system prevent-host-death family antitoxin, which yields MKKAGIAALKNNLSRYLDQVKSGESILVMDRNQPVAKIVPLQGSSRALLAPEERLARLERKGLVRRGSSGDRAWLLKRPLARVEESVLKDLLNERRSGW from the coding sequence ATGAAGAAAGCCGGAATCGCCGCTCTTAAGAATAATCTTTCGCGCTATCTGGACCAGGTTAAAAGTGGCGAGTCCATTTTGGTGATGGATCGCAACCAACCTGTGGCGAAAATCGTTCCTTTGCAGGGTTCGTCGCGAGCTTTGCTCGCACCGGAAGAGCGCCTCGCGCGGCTAGAACGAAAAGGCCTTGTTCGCCGTGGTTCGTCAGGTGATCGTGCTTGGTTGCTCAAACGTCCCTTGGCACGGGTCGAAGAAAGCGTGCTGAAAGATCTGTTGAATGAACGTCGGAGTGGCTGGTGA
- the cysK gene encoding cysteine synthase A, whose amino-acid sequence MASNNGHRSVIDLIGTTPVVKLRCLPDKDSAEVWAKLESFNPGGSVKDRICLNMIETAERAAKLKPGATIVEPTSGNTGIGLALISAVKGYRLILTMPDTMSEERRSLLAAYGAHLVLTPDTKGMGGAIHKAEELLQEHPEYFMPQQFNNPANPEMHRKTTAQELLKQFKRIDAFVAGVGTGGTITGVGEVLKEKMKGVRICAVEPANSPVISGGEPGYHKIQGIGAGFVPAVLNRQLLDEVIAVSDDDATQYARRLAAEEGILVGISSGAACCAALKVARKLGKGHVVVTVFADKGEHYLSTDLFHNKRWMQNTSN is encoded by the coding sequence GTGGCCAGCAATAACGGTCATCGGTCGGTCATCGACCTCATCGGTACCACTCCCGTTGTCAAATTGCGCTGTCTCCCTGACAAGGACAGCGCCGAGGTGTGGGCAAAGTTAGAATCTTTCAACCCGGGTGGCTCGGTCAAGGACCGCATCTGCCTCAACATGATCGAGACTGCCGAGCGCGCCGCCAAGCTCAAACCCGGCGCGACGATTGTCGAGCCCACCAGCGGCAACACCGGCATTGGCCTAGCGTTGATCTCGGCAGTGAAAGGCTATCGTTTGATACTCACCATGCCCGACACCATGAGCGAAGAACGTCGCAGCCTGCTAGCAGCCTACGGCGCCCACTTGGTGCTGACGCCCGACACCAAGGGCATGGGCGGTGCGATTCACAAAGCCGAAGAACTCTTGCAGGAACATCCAGAATACTTCATGCCGCAGCAATTCAACAACCCGGCCAACCCGGAAATGCATCGCAAAACCACTGCGCAGGAGCTCTTGAAACAATTCAAACGCATCGATGCTTTTGTCGCCGGGGTTGGCACCGGCGGCACCATTACCGGCGTCGGCGAGGTGCTCAAAGAAAAGATGAAAGGCGTGCGCATCTGTGCCGTAGAGCCTGCGAATTCCCCGGTCATCTCCGGCGGCGAACCGGGCTATCATAAGATCCAAGGCATCGGCGCCGGCTTCGTGCCGGCGGTGCTCAATCGCCAATTGCTCGACGAAGTCATCGCCGTCAGCGACGACGACGCGACCCAATATGCACGGCGCTTGGCGGCTGAGGAAGGCATCCTCGTCGGCATTTCTTCCGGCGCCGCCTGCTGCGCTGCGCTGAAAGTCGCGCGCAAACTCGGCAAAGGTCATGTGGTCGTGACGGTGTTCGCCGATAAGGGCGAACACTATCTCAGCACGGATCTGTTTCACAACAAGCGATGGATGCAAAATACCAGCAACTAG